A stretch of DNA from Saccharomycodes ludwigii strain NBRC 1722 chromosome I, whole genome shotgun sequence:
ttttacatacATAAAACATATACATAGCACCGACTTTATAACTAGTTCTCAATACAATCAAGTAAACATCTTAGAAAattgctttttttgttgttctctctgctttttctttagaaTTTTAGCATTTTTAATAGCCTGTAAAATACCAGCGTCACCATGCTGATAAGACGCAGCCAATTCTAAATCTGTTAGAGCCATCTCTGGATCTTTCAAATTGTAATAAGCTAGCCCACGTCTATACAAAGCCTTAGCCTGTGCTTTCTCATCAACACCCTCAATGTGCAAAACTTGAGTAGCTGGTTCCAAAACATCCTTGTATGAACCTTCCTTCAATGCAGCTAGGGCAAGATTCAAATAGATAGactttttcaaatcatTTAGTTCCTTCAATTGGTCTTTTGATAGGTCATCCGGAAAGTACTCAGTCACGTAATTAGCGCATTTTTTGTACTTTTCCAAAGCGACatcatatttttgttctttaaaaactttGGTACCAATCTCCTTAATAGCATTGACACATTTAATAACACTGGTAAAATCATTTGTATCCGCTCTTGGTTCAGCAGATAAGGAATCCTCATAGTCATCACCGTATTGATCAACTGGTGCTTTTTCAGCATCTGCTGGAACAACATAATCATTTGGCAAAGTACCACAATCAGATATAACGACATCCTGTAATGGTTTGTCATTATCATCTGTCTTTTGATTTTCAATAGTACGAACCACTCTTTTCCCTTGAATAACTTTACCGAATACTACATGTTTACCATCTAAGTGTGGGGTTGCAGTAGTGGTAATGAAACATTGACTACCATTTGTGTTTGGACCGGCATTAGCcatagataataaaaaaggagaaTCATGCTTTAGTTCGAAATTTTCATCCTCAAACTTTTCACCGTAAACACTTTCGCCACCGCGACCATC
This window harbors:
- the CPR6 gene encoding peptidylprolyl isomerase CPR6 (similar to Saccharomyces cerevisiae YLR216C | CPR6 | Cyclosporin-sensitive Proline Rotamase), with product MSDTRQKVYFDISIGGKPAGRVVFELFNDIVPKTCENFYKLCEGKAGFCKTKPDTPLCYKNSIFHRVIKNFMLQFGDFTNFDGRGGESVYGEKFEDENFELKHDSPFLLSMANAGPNTNGSQCFITTTATPHLDGKHVVFGKVIQGKRVVRTIENQKTDDNDKPLQDVVISDCGTLPNDYVVPADAEKAPVDQYGDDYEDSLSAEPRADTNDFTSVIKCVNAIKEIGTKVFKEQKYDVALEKYKKCANYVTEYFPDDLSKDQLKELNDLKKSIYLNLALAALKEGSYKDVLEPATQVLHIEGVDEKAQAKALYRRGLAYYNLKDPEMALTDLELAASYQHGDAGILQAIKNAKILKKKQREQQKKQFSKMFT